One Corynebacterium uterequi DNA segment encodes these proteins:
- a CDS encoding pyruvate kinase yields the protein MEQYLRSLNEQIDSLIGALDAAEAANAEAIARTHPTNRVGAKNLVRYSELRRHDIRALQADLSSIGATRLTTAEPDVKARLQAAHNVVSAYLGEELSYTGPEMLNAFSTADDILESNANALLGDVPEGRSSRIMVTLPTEAADSPELVVAFAEAGMDVARINGAHDGPAAWTRMIEHVHQAEQKVGRRIRIALDLAGPKLRTGAIADGPAVARARVSRTETGELITPAKLWLIPAGAVADGAEWPQAPETGGRPTLPVLVDDAWLDGVEEGSRITLVDTRDAKRDFAVTEIHDVDGVRCAFATGSQNAYVSNNTLLQHEWTRTRASGIPKTEQHLLVSAGDTLWLTTDPTPVDPSTQPEGEHLIGCSLPEAVRAIEVGQRVMFDDGTIEAVAVETVTDGDETRVRLDVTFAKPGGTKLRAYKGINLPDTDLPLPSLTEEDLEAFEFIARHGDMANVSFIRNASDVADVLAALENIAQTVERDSGAEAAERVRRLGIVLKIETIPAYEHLADVLLEGMRHENLGIMIARGDLAVEFGFYRLAEVPRLIANMAEAAHVPTVMATQVLENLAKTGLPSRAEITDVAYALRAEAVMLNKGPHITDAITTLTTIGDKLGASQRKNRIQLRRINSWQ from the coding sequence GTGGAACAGTACCTCCGGTCATTGAACGAACAGATTGACTCCTTGATCGGAGCGCTGGACGCCGCGGAGGCCGCTAACGCCGAGGCTATCGCCCGCACCCACCCCACCAACCGGGTGGGGGCGAAGAACCTGGTGCGCTACTCGGAGCTGCGCCGCCACGACATCCGCGCCCTGCAGGCAGACCTGTCGAGCATCGGCGCGACTCGGCTGACCACTGCCGAGCCGGACGTCAAGGCTAGGCTCCAGGCCGCCCACAACGTCGTCTCCGCCTACCTGGGTGAGGAGCTGTCCTACACCGGCCCGGAGATGCTCAACGCCTTCTCCACGGCGGATGACATCCTGGAATCCAACGCGAACGCGCTGCTCGGCGACGTCCCCGAGGGGCGCAGCTCCCGGATCATGGTGACCCTGCCCACCGAGGCGGCGGACTCCCCGGAGCTCGTCGTGGCCTTCGCGGAGGCCGGCATGGACGTCGCCCGCATCAACGGCGCCCACGACGGCCCGGCCGCCTGGACTCGCATGATCGAGCACGTCCACCAGGCCGAGCAGAAGGTGGGCCGGCGCATCCGCATCGCCCTGGACCTCGCTGGGCCGAAGCTGCGCACCGGCGCCATCGCCGACGGCCCGGCCGTGGCCCGGGCCCGGGTGAGCCGCACCGAGACCGGTGAGCTCATCACCCCGGCGAAGCTGTGGCTCATCCCCGCCGGCGCGGTGGCCGACGGCGCCGAGTGGCCCCAGGCCCCCGAGACCGGCGGCCGGCCCACCCTGCCCGTGCTCGTCGACGACGCGTGGCTCGACGGGGTGGAGGAAGGCTCCCGGATCACGCTCGTGGACACCCGCGACGCGAAGCGGGACTTCGCCGTGACGGAGATCCACGACGTCGACGGTGTGCGGTGCGCTTTCGCCACCGGCAGCCAGAATGCCTACGTCTCCAACAACACCCTCCTGCAGCATGAGTGGACCCGCACCCGCGCCTCCGGGATCCCGAAGACCGAGCAGCACCTGCTCGTCTCCGCCGGGGACACGCTGTGGCTCACCACGGACCCCACCCCGGTGGACCCGAGCACGCAGCCGGAAGGCGAGCACCTCATCGGTTGCTCGTTGCCGGAGGCGGTGCGCGCCATCGAGGTCGGCCAGCGGGTGATGTTCGACGACGGCACCATCGAGGCCGTCGCCGTGGAGACCGTCACCGACGGTGACGAGACCCGCGTGCGCCTCGACGTCACCTTCGCCAAGCCGGGCGGCACGAAGCTGCGTGCCTACAAGGGCATCAACCTGCCGGACACGGACCTTCCGTTGCCGTCGCTGACGGAGGAGGACCTCGAAGCCTTCGAGTTCATCGCCCGCCACGGCGACATGGCCAACGTCTCCTTCATCCGCAACGCCAGCGACGTCGCGGATGTCCTCGCCGCCCTGGAGAACATCGCCCAGACCGTGGAGCGAGACAGCGGCGCGGAGGCCGCCGAGCGGGTTCGCCGGCTGGGCATCGTGTTAAAGATCGAGACGATCCCCGCCTACGAGCACCTGGCCGACGTCCTCCTGGAGGGCATGCGCCACGAGAACCTGGGCATCATGATCGCCCGCGGCGACCTGGCGGTGGAGTTCGGCTTCTACCGGCTGGCGGAGGTGCCCCGGCTCATCGCCAACATGGCGGAGGCGGCCCACGTGCCGACGGTCATGGCCACCCAGGTGCTGGAAAACCTGGCCAAGACCGGCCTGCCCTCGCGCGCCGAGATCACCGACGTCGCCTACGCCCTGCGCGCGGAGGCCGTCATGCTCAACAAGGGCCCGCACATCACCGACGCCATCACCACGTTGACGACGATCGGCGACAAGCTCGGCGCGTCGCAGCGCAAAAACCGCATCCAACTGCGCCGGATCAACTCCTGGCAGTAG
- a CDS encoding L-lactate dehydrogenase, whose translation MAVSHVGNKVVLIGAGDVGIAYAYALVNQGTVDHLAIIDIDEKKLEGNVMDLNHGVVWAPSRTRVSKGTYADCADAALVVICAGAAQRPGETRLELVGRNMKIMKAITDEIMANDFDGILLVASNPVDALTYAVWKYSGLPSHRVIGSGTILDSARYRYMLGELFEVAPTSVHAYIIGEHGDSELPVISSGQVAGVSLARRARLDPGFAERIENIFVETRDAAYEIIDRKGSTSYGIGMGLARITRAVVSNQDVVLPVSALLDGEYGRKDLYIGTPAVIGGAGITRVVELALNDHEQQLFDKSADLLEDVVREFFPHED comes from the coding sequence GTGGCTGTTAGTCATGTCGGAAACAAAGTAGTTCTCATCGGCGCTGGTGACGTCGGAATCGCCTATGCCTACGCGCTGGTCAACCAGGGCACCGTTGACCACCTGGCGATCATTGACATCGACGAAAAGAAGCTCGAAGGCAACGTCATGGACCTCAACCATGGCGTCGTGTGGGCCCCGTCGCGCACCCGTGTGTCCAAGGGCACCTACGCGGACTGCGCCGACGCCGCCCTCGTCGTCATCTGCGCCGGCGCCGCGCAGCGCCCGGGCGAGACCCGCCTGGAGCTCGTCGGCCGCAACATGAAGATCATGAAGGCTATCACCGACGAGATCATGGCCAATGACTTCGACGGCATCCTCCTCGTCGCCTCCAACCCGGTCGACGCCCTCACCTACGCCGTGTGGAAGTACTCCGGCCTGCCGAGCCACCGCGTCATCGGCTCCGGCACCATCCTGGACTCCGCCCGCTACCGCTACATGCTCGGCGAGCTCTTCGAGGTCGCCCCCACCTCCGTCCACGCCTACATCATCGGCGAGCACGGCGACTCCGAGCTGCCGGTCATCTCCTCCGGCCAGGTCGCCGGCGTGTCCCTGGCCCGCCGCGCCCGCCTCGACCCGGGCTTCGCGGAGCGTATCGAGAACATCTTCGTCGAGACCCGCGACGCCGCCTACGAGATCATCGACCGCAAGGGCTCGACCTCCTACGGCATCGGCATGGGCCTGGCCCGCATCACCCGCGCCGTGGTGTCCAACCAGGACGTGGTCCTGCCGGTCTCCGCGCTGCTCGACGGCGAGTACGGCCGCAAGGACCTCTACATCGGTACCCCCGCCGTCATTGGCGGCGCCGGCATCACCCGCGTCGTGGAGCTGGCGCTCAACGACCACGAGCAGCAGCTCTTCGACAAGTCCGCGGATCTGCTGGAAGACGTGGTCCGCGAGTTCTTCCCCCACGAAGACTAA
- a CDS encoding alpha/beta-hydrolase family protein produces the protein MPTPPGRTGRLARRAVRAALRRAATGSLSAALFAVEVYADLLPGVRMVGPRRLPNTMGPGVLGAEAATWWAISPSLLPRPWWVTALNVAFCQGFGHAVGTGIHFASVRAFDALGHRPTPRVTHGTHRVLHTVLGATTAAVTLSSFIRQEKQARLVDSPQRHPQRSAAVGILTGTLGYGALLLLAEGSQSSINRLNATLRRWLPPAVSWPIALLGFAGLTTLASDQVIVRQTLNNIARRARRLNDAVSAKHPQPTEPERTGSPQSIESWSMPGSKGRKLLASGPRARDIARICRLDDAEEPIRVFIGLIDGRTYEQAAEVALAELIRAGAFSRRVLAIMSSAGTGWLSPWSTSGLEFLSGGSSAIVAIQYSYLPSAASYVTDRESPVTASRILIERILAHLHTLPADARPHVYVSGESLGAYGIAGAFADVDELLAHVDGAVFSGAPRFTEMLRALTHRRDAGSPERLPVIDRGRHVRFAATPDHLGEDFSGRTLGTWSHPRVVFAQHASDPVVFWGTDVFLREPEWLREPGSRGVPAPAAQRLDVVHGMRWVPLITAWQVGLDQLSSLNFPGGHAHQYHEEMLYYWAAVLGEDAAVQLDDCLAARIAEWIRRDA, from the coding sequence ATGCCCACCCCACCCGGACGCACCGGCCGCCTCGCTCGTCGAGCGGTCCGCGCCGCGCTTCGACGGGCCGCTACCGGGAGCCTCAGCGCCGCCCTCTTCGCCGTTGAGGTGTACGCCGACCTCCTCCCCGGCGTGCGCATGGTGGGCCCGCGCCGGCTGCCCAACACCATGGGGCCCGGGGTCCTCGGCGCTGAGGCCGCCACGTGGTGGGCCATCTCCCCGTCGCTGCTGCCTCGGCCGTGGTGGGTCACCGCCCTCAACGTCGCCTTCTGCCAGGGTTTCGGCCACGCCGTCGGCACCGGCATCCATTTCGCCAGCGTGCGGGCGTTCGACGCCCTCGGCCACCGCCCCACCCCCCGGGTCACACACGGCACGCACCGGGTGCTGCACACCGTCCTCGGCGCCACGACGGCCGCCGTGACGTTAAGCTCCTTCATCCGCCAGGAAAAACAAGCCCGCCTCGTCGATTCGCCGCAGCGCCACCCGCAGCGCTCGGCGGCAGTGGGCATCCTCACCGGCACGCTCGGCTACGGCGCCCTGCTGCTGCTCGCCGAGGGCTCTCAGTCCTCCATTAATAGGCTCAACGCCACCCTGCGCCGGTGGCTGCCCCCGGCCGTCAGCTGGCCCATCGCGTTGCTCGGCTTTGCCGGGCTGACCACGCTGGCCAGCGACCAGGTCATCGTCCGCCAGACGCTCAACAACATCGCCCGGCGCGCCCGCCGGCTCAACGACGCGGTGTCCGCGAAGCACCCGCAGCCGACGGAACCGGAGCGCACCGGCTCCCCGCAGTCGATCGAGAGCTGGTCGATGCCCGGGTCCAAAGGCCGCAAGCTGCTCGCCTCCGGGCCTCGCGCCCGGGACATCGCCCGCATATGCAGGCTGGACGACGCCGAGGAACCGATCCGCGTGTTCATCGGACTCATCGACGGCCGCACCTACGAGCAGGCCGCCGAGGTCGCCCTCGCGGAGCTGATCCGCGCCGGCGCCTTCTCCCGCCGGGTCCTGGCGATCATGTCCTCCGCCGGCACCGGGTGGCTCTCTCCGTGGAGCACCTCCGGGCTGGAGTTTCTCAGCGGCGGGTCCAGCGCCATCGTCGCCATCCAGTATTCCTACCTGCCGTCGGCCGCCTCCTACGTCACCGACCGCGAGTCCCCCGTCACCGCCTCGCGCATCCTCATCGAACGCATCCTCGCCCACCTCCATACCTTGCCCGCCGACGCCCGCCCCCACGTCTACGTCTCTGGCGAGTCCCTGGGGGCGTACGGCATCGCCGGCGCCTTCGCCGACGTCGACGAGCTGCTCGCCCACGTCGACGGCGCCGTATTCTCCGGAGCCCCGCGATTCACCGAGATGTTGCGCGCCCTGACCCACCGCCGCGACGCCGGATCCCCGGAACGCCTCCCGGTCATCGACCGCGGTCGACATGTCCGCTTCGCCGCCACCCCGGATCACCTGGGCGAGGACTTCTCCGGTCGCACCCTGGGCACCTGGTCCCACCCGCGCGTCGTCTTCGCTCAGCACGCCTCGGACCCGGTGGTGTTCTGGGGCACGGATGTCTTCCTCCGCGAGCCGGAATGGCTGCGCGAACCCGGCTCCCGCGGGGTGCCGGCGCCGGCGGCGCAGCGGCTCGACGTCGTCCACGGCATGCGCTGGGTGCCGCTCATCACCGCCTGGCAGGTGGGCCTCGACCAGCTGTCTTCGCTCAACTTCCCCGGCGGGCACGCCCACCAGTACCACGAGGAGATGCTGTACTACTGGGCTGCCGTGCTTGGCGAGGACGCAGCGGTGCAGCTCGACGACTGCCTTGCTGCCCGGATCGCTGAGTGGATTCGCCGCGACGCCTAG
- a CDS encoding AEC family transporter, producing MVGVLQGFVIVIAVIAVGFVLAWRGTLGPGARKSLASFVFAIATPALLFDKLTQQTLGEVFSGHFAVVSLSSLAVGLMFFLLCRLLLRHRFDEAVIAMLGSSYANGGNIGIPLAVYILDDASAVIPLMLFQIAFYAPVALTAIDISRASGGWLGNIVAAVKNPMLLGSLAGLAFVVAGVTPPAVIAEPVRMLAGASVPLALVVFGMSLYGARVRVDREVALGAVFKNLIHPVVAGALAAGVFGMEGAALQTAIMLGALPSAQNVYTYAVRYRAKEDFARDIGVVTTIAALPVMVTIAVAFG from the coding sequence GTGGTGGGAGTACTCCAGGGATTCGTCATTGTCATTGCGGTCATCGCCGTGGGCTTTGTGCTCGCGTGGCGTGGCACCCTCGGGCCCGGGGCGCGCAAATCCCTCGCCAGCTTCGTGTTCGCCATCGCCACCCCGGCCCTGCTCTTTGACAAGCTCACCCAGCAAACCCTGGGTGAGGTGTTTTCCGGCCACTTCGCGGTGGTGAGCCTGTCGTCGCTGGCCGTGGGCCTCATGTTCTTCCTGCTGTGCCGGCTGCTCCTGCGCCACCGCTTCGACGAGGCGGTTATCGCCATGCTGGGGTCCTCCTACGCCAATGGTGGCAACATCGGCATCCCGCTCGCGGTGTACATCCTCGACGACGCCTCGGCCGTCATCCCGCTCATGCTCTTTCAGATCGCGTTCTATGCCCCGGTGGCGCTCACGGCCATCGACATCTCCCGCGCCTCAGGCGGTTGGCTGGGCAATATCGTCGCCGCGGTGAAGAATCCCATGCTGCTCGGGTCCCTGGCGGGGCTGGCATTCGTCGTCGCCGGAGTGACCCCGCCGGCGGTGATCGCCGAGCCGGTGCGGATGCTGGCCGGGGCGTCGGTGCCGCTGGCGCTGGTGGTCTTCGGCATGTCCCTGTACGGGGCGCGGGTGCGCGTCGACCGGGAGGTGGCCCTCGGCGCGGTGTTTAAAAACCTCATCCACCCGGTGGTCGCCGGGGCGCTGGCGGCGGGGGTGTTCGGCATGGAGGGCGCGGCGCTGCAAACGGCGATCATGCTCGGGGCGCTGCCGTCGGCGCAGAACGTCTACACCTACGCGGTGCGCTACCGGGCAAAGGAGGACTTCGCCCGGGACATCGGGGTGGTGACCACCATCGCGGCGCTGCCGGTGATGGTCACCATCGCGGTGGCGTTTGGCTAG
- a CDS encoding alkaline phosphatase D family protein yields the protein MGAKTTPLSRRQVMASTLAVGGAATLATDHAHADVDPRTPGTLTPPADGGPFLHGVASGDPLPTSVVLWTRITPTPQAQPGSGRGPRVRVGWEVALDADFATVVAHGTATTGPERDHTVHVDPFTLSPDTAYFYRFTALDGPDAGATSPVGRTRTTPEDDAAVERWRLAVCSCANLEAGYFEAYRDIADRAGRGEFDAVVHLGDYIYEYATGAKVGKNGVARAFHPPHALVTRADYAARYGQYRLDPSLQRAHAALPWIVTWDDHEVADNWHADGSPDHHADQGSWADRRDGAMRAYFDWLPVRGSAPADGGRLYRTLRVGTLAELHMLDLRSYRRGPGQLLPGRAGSTIVGAEQFTWLSGKLRTSDTRWSLVGTSVMISPVSAAGLDDAVRPLLAELIGVALPVELNATMNLDQWDGYVADRHRLLEQIAADRPDGSTVFLTGDIHSEWAGVVRHGGEVIGAELVTSSVSATNVDDRLHLPKNNPVSRLAAAHLLANNGHFSHLNLDEHGYLEVVITREDVAATWWRVDDVEAEHSPLSAGPSARYGDAQLTMTPP from the coding sequence GTGGGCGCTAAGACCACACCGCTGTCGCGCCGGCAGGTGATGGCGTCCACGCTGGCCGTCGGCGGCGCGGCGACGCTCGCCACCGACCACGCCCACGCCGACGTCGACCCCCGCACCCCGGGAACCCTCACCCCGCCAGCCGACGGCGGGCCCTTCCTGCACGGGGTGGCCTCCGGCGACCCGCTGCCGACCTCGGTGGTGCTGTGGACGCGCATCACCCCGACCCCGCAAGCGCAGCCCGGGTCGGGGCGCGGCCCGCGGGTGCGCGTCGGCTGGGAGGTGGCGCTCGACGCCGACTTCGCCACCGTCGTCGCCCACGGAACGGCGACCACCGGCCCGGAGCGGGACCACACCGTGCACGTGGACCCCTTCACGCTCAGCCCGGACACCGCCTACTTTTATCGATTCACCGCCCTCGACGGGCCGGACGCCGGCGCCACGTCACCCGTCGGGCGCACCCGGACGACGCCGGAGGACGACGCCGCCGTCGAACGGTGGCGGTTGGCGGTGTGCAGCTGCGCGAACCTGGAGGCCGGGTACTTCGAGGCCTACCGGGACATCGCGGATCGCGCCGGGCGCGGCGAGTTCGACGCGGTGGTGCACCTCGGCGACTACATCTACGAGTACGCCACTGGGGCCAAGGTCGGAAAGAACGGGGTGGCCAGGGCGTTTCACCCGCCGCACGCGCTGGTGACCCGCGCGGACTACGCGGCCCGCTACGGCCAGTACCGGCTCGACCCCAGCCTGCAGCGGGCCCACGCCGCCCTGCCGTGGATTGTTACCTGGGACGACCACGAGGTCGCCGACAATTGGCACGCCGACGGCTCCCCGGACCACCACGCCGACCAAGGCTCGTGGGCGGACCGGCGCGACGGGGCGATGCGCGCCTACTTCGACTGGTTGCCGGTCCGCGGCTCCGCGCCCGCCGACGGCGGCCGGTTGTATCGCACCTTGCGGGTGGGCACCCTCGCGGAGCTGCACATGCTCGACCTGCGCAGCTATCGACGCGGTCCCGGCCAGTTGTTGCCCGGGCGCGCCGGGTCGACGATCGTCGGCGCCGAGCAATTCACCTGGCTCTCCGGCAAGCTGCGTACCTCCGACACGCGGTGGTCCCTGGTGGGCACGTCGGTGATGATCTCCCCGGTCTCGGCCGCGGGGTTGGACGATGCGGTACGCCCTCTGCTCGCGGAGCTCATCGGCGTCGCGTTGCCGGTGGAGCTCAACGCGACGATGAACCTGGACCAGTGGGACGGCTACGTGGCGGACCGGCACCGCCTACTCGAGCAGATCGCCGCTGACCGCCCGGACGGTTCCACCGTGTTCCTCACCGGGGACATCCATTCGGAGTGGGCCGGGGTGGTGCGCCACGGCGGGGAGGTCATCGGCGCGGAGCTGGTGACGTCGTCAGTGTCCGCCACGAACGTCGACGACCGGCTGCACCTGCCGAAGAACAACCCCGTCTCCCGTCTGGCGGCGGCCCATCTGCTCGCCAACAATGGGCATTTTTCGCACCTCAACCTCGACGAGCACGGGTATCTGGAGGTGGTCATCACCCGCGAGGACGTCGCGGCGACGTGGTGGCGGGTCGACGACGTCGAGGCCGAACACTCGCCCCTTAGCGCCGGGCCGAGCGCTCGCTACGGCGACGCTCAGCTGACGATGACCCCGCCGTGA
- the msrA gene encoding peptide-methionine (S)-S-oxide reductase MsrA, whose protein sequence is MYWMFRPTPALVPADDALPGRAEPVLDAPQPHAVLATPITGPWQDNQRSVLVGVGCFWGPEKLYWQLDGVVSTSVGYAGGVTPNPTYQEVCSGRTNHAEVVEVVYDPDVISLREIIALALEDHDPTQGFRQGNDVGTQYRSAFYTLGEHAAQDKELIEEMVADYGRRLAEHGYGEVTTEIAALADTPSGQYYRAEDYHQQYLHKVPDGYCPTHATGVACGR, encoded by the coding sequence ATGTACTGGATGTTTCGCCCCACCCCAGCCCTCGTGCCCGCCGACGACGCACTGCCCGGCCGCGCGGAGCCGGTGCTCGACGCCCCCCAGCCCCACGCAGTACTGGCTACCCCCATCACGGGGCCATGGCAGGACAATCAGCGCAGTGTGCTCGTGGGAGTCGGGTGCTTCTGGGGGCCGGAAAAGCTCTACTGGCAGCTCGACGGCGTGGTGAGCACCTCCGTTGGCTATGCCGGCGGCGTCACACCCAACCCCACCTATCAGGAGGTGTGCTCAGGGCGCACCAACCACGCCGAGGTCGTCGAGGTGGTCTACGACCCGGACGTGATCTCCCTGCGGGAGATCATTGCGTTGGCGCTGGAGGACCACGACCCCACGCAGGGCTTCCGCCAAGGCAACGACGTCGGCACTCAGTACCGCTCGGCCTTCTACACCCTCGGCGAGCACGCCGCGCAGGACAAGGAACTCATCGAAGAAATGGTGGCCGATTATGGCCGTCGTCTCGCCGAGCACGGCTATGGCGAGGTCACCACGGAGATCGCCGCCCTGGCCGACACCCCGTCCGGGCAGTACTACCGCGCCGAGGACTACCACCAGCAATACCTGCACAAGGTTCCCGACGGGTATTGCCCCACGCACGCCACCGGGGTGGCGTGTGGGCGCTAA
- a CDS encoding superoxide dismutase → MATYELPELDYAYDALEPHISAEIMELHHSKHHATYVAGANAALEALEAERSGDANADKIRALSKNLAFNLGGHTNHSIFWKNLSPNGGGEPTGELAEAIVRDFGSFEAFKKHFSAVATGLQGSGWAVLGYDHIAGRLLIEQLTDQQGNVSVNFTPLLMLDMWEHAFYLQYKNVKADYVKAVWNVFNWEDVAERYAKAAA, encoded by the coding sequence ATGGCTACCTACGAGCTGCCCGAGCTGGATTACGCTTACGACGCCCTCGAGCCCCACATCTCCGCCGAGATCATGGAGCTGCACCACTCCAAGCACCACGCGACCTACGTCGCCGGCGCCAACGCCGCCCTGGAGGCCCTCGAGGCCGAGCGCAGCGGCGACGCCAACGCCGATAAGATCCGCGCCCTGTCCAAGAACCTGGCGTTCAACCTGGGTGGCCACACCAACCACTCCATCTTCTGGAAGAACCTCTCCCCGAACGGTGGCGGCGAGCCCACCGGCGAGCTGGCCGAGGCCATCGTCCGCGACTTCGGCTCCTTCGAGGCTTTCAAGAAGCACTTCTCCGCCGTCGCCACCGGCCTGCAGGGCTCCGGCTGGGCCGTCCTCGGCTACGACCACATCGCCGGCCGCCTGCTCATCGAGCAGCTCACCGACCAGCAGGGCAACGTCTCCGTGAACTTCACCCCGCTGCTCATGCTCGATATGTGGGAGCACGCCTTCTACCTGCAGTACAAGAACGTCAAGGCGGATTACGTCAAGGCCGTCTGGAACGTCTTCAACTGGGAAGACGTAGCCGAGCGCTACGCCAAGGCCGCGGCCTAA
- a CDS encoding TM0106 family RecB-like putative nuclease gives MTAFDLIGCRYRYVQRLAHPDQPYRPEDEARRARRDAARAAILSEVPRRRGLGDGRGRAFRRVRVIDAPDAPDPETQTQRAMDRGAHVITDAVFSGVAHGQRWRVDVDILVRAGDGRYVPVIISSHRVARRDEAASTLAVAVSRLGLSEPMAVSYRLRHHVADGYRLALAARGLGERHHGGLGGAVGQDSRLAFFEPTAPLDAPLDRALQRGWASQPRRLKECSSCRFWSLCETELVAADDISLVLPGDRGAGLRERGITTVTQLINADAGEPTALARAWSQGVALLARVPEVTGPRADVEIDVDMEAYLDHGAYLWGAFDGADYHPFVTWQALGKRAEGENFAAFWSWLMQRKAEALAGGKSFAAYCYSAHGENHWLRQSALRFYGKIPGVPSPEEVARFIASEHWVDVFAFVKAQLLGPEGIGLKVVGRAAGYTWADADIDGEESLNTRRIAVGSGAPAERARASLLRYNADDTRATAAVRHWLRAGAPGIARLDGVPAPANNAG, from the coding sequence GTGACCGCTTTTGACCTCATCGGCTGCCGGTATCGCTACGTGCAGCGGCTCGCGCACCCCGATCAACCCTACCGCCCCGAGGACGAGGCCCGCCGCGCGCGTCGCGACGCCGCCCGCGCAGCGATCCTTTCCGAGGTCCCCCGGCGCCGCGGGCTGGGCGACGGTCGCGGCCGGGCGTTTCGCCGCGTCCGCGTCATCGACGCCCCGGATGCGCCCGATCCGGAGACTCAGACCCAGCGAGCCATGGACCGCGGCGCGCACGTCATCACCGACGCCGTCTTTAGCGGCGTCGCCCACGGGCAGCGCTGGCGGGTCGACGTGGACATCCTCGTGCGCGCCGGAGACGGCCGCTACGTGCCCGTCATCATCTCCAGCCACCGGGTAGCCCGCCGAGACGAGGCGGCGTCGACGCTGGCGGTGGCCGTCAGCCGACTGGGCCTGAGCGAGCCCATGGCGGTTTCCTACCGGCTGCGTCACCACGTGGCGGACGGGTACCGGCTGGCCCTGGCCGCGCGGGGTTTGGGCGAGCGCCACCACGGCGGCCTGGGTGGTGCGGTGGGGCAGGACAGCCGCCTGGCCTTTTTCGAACCGACCGCACCGCTGGACGCCCCGCTGGATCGGGCGTTGCAGCGCGGCTGGGCCAGCCAGCCTCGGCGGCTCAAAGAGTGCTCCTCCTGCCGGTTCTGGAGCCTGTGCGAGACCGAACTCGTCGCCGCCGATGACATCAGCCTGGTCCTGCCCGGCGATCGCGGCGCCGGTCTGCGAGAGCGCGGCATCACGACCGTGACCCAGCTCATCAACGCCGACGCCGGGGAGCCCACCGCCCTCGCCCGGGCCTGGTCGCAAGGGGTGGCGCTGTTGGCGCGGGTGCCGGAGGTGACGGGACCGCGCGCAGATGTCGAGATCGACGTGGACATGGAGGCCTACCTCGATCACGGCGCCTACCTGTGGGGGGCGTTCGACGGCGCGGACTACCACCCCTTCGTCACCTGGCAGGCGTTGGGCAAGCGGGCCGAGGGGGAGAATTTCGCCGCCTTCTGGTCCTGGTTGATGCAGCGTAAAGCCGAGGCGCTGGCCGGGGGTAAGTCCTTCGCCGCCTATTGCTACTCCGCGCATGGGGAGAACCACTGGCTACGCCAGAGCGCGCTGCGCTTTTATGGGAAGATCCCCGGCGTGCCGAGCCCCGAGGAGGTGGCGCGGTTCATTGCTTCCGAGCACTGGGTGGACGTTTTCGCCTTCGTCAAGGCCCAGCTGCTGGGCCCGGAAGGCATCGGGCTGAAGGTGGTGGGCCGGGCGGCGGGCTATACGTGGGCCGACGCGGACATCGACGGGGAAGAGAGCTTGAACACCCGTCGAATCGCGGTGGGGTCCGGGGCGCCGGCCGAGCGTGCGCGGGCGAGCCTGCTGCGCTACAACGCCGACGACACCCGGGCCACCGCGGCCGTTCGGCACTGGCTGCGCGCCGGCGCGCCGGGGATTGCGCGCCTCGATGGGGTGCCGGCGCCGGCTAACAACGCCGGATAG
- a CDS encoding DUF6474 family protein, translating into MGVLSTLKKRRSSLRKDIKTAQAKARAEVKASEKDLARREKLLSKLEKQIIKSEEKGLKGKRKHERELAKTEYQKLKNGKFNKETVERYIKAGRVALPVMLPLLYRGVTQLRESATEAKARKAGVTRQQLAQFTGHGASLQARIQGIRNSLDGMSLPAGFKQDIDTRLDELRSATNNAEFMTAQQRRRAHGAINGDIDKVTAQIQDRLSRN; encoded by the coding sequence ATGGGCGTGCTCTCCACTCTCAAGAAGCGTCGATCCAGCCTCCGCAAGGACATCAAGACCGCTCAGGCCAAGGCCCGCGCTGAGGTCAAGGCCAGCGAAAAGGATCTGGCCCGGCGTGAGAAGCTGCTCTCCAAGCTGGAGAAGCAGATCATCAAGTCCGAGGAAAAGGGCCTAAAGGGCAAGCGGAAGCACGAGCGTGAGCTGGCGAAGACCGAGTACCAAAAGCTCAAGAACGGGAAGTTCAACAAGGAGACTGTTGAGCGATACATTAAGGCCGGCCGCGTGGCGCTGCCCGTCATGCTCCCGCTGCTGTATCGCGGTGTTACCCAGCTGCGAGAATCCGCTACCGAGGCCAAGGCCCGGAAAGCCGGTGTTACCCGCCAGCAGCTGGCACAATTCACCGGCCACGGCGCCAGCCTCCAGGCGCGAATTCAAGGTATTCGTAACTCCCTTGACGGCATGAGCCTGCCGGCCGGCTTTAAGCAGGACATCGACACTCGGCTGGATGAGTTGCGCAGCGCCACCAACAACGCCGAGTTCATGACCGCGCAGCAGCGTCGTCGCGCCCACGGCGCCATCAACGGCGATATCGACAAAGTCACCGCCCAGATCCAGGATCGCCTTTCCCGCAACTAA